Part of the Deltaproteobacteria bacterium genome is shown below.
TGAATGGGACCTTAAACCTTGGTTCGTCAAAGCATGGAAATGCTTCGCGCGCACCCAATGCTTCCATTTGGCTAAAGATGTACCAGCGCTTTTCCGATTCAACGCGGTACATTCCAAAGAGCGGATTGGCCATGGTGCCCGTGAACTTGATATTCAAAGTCCCATTTTGGGCACTGAGTGTGTTGGTTAGTGTAAGCCCTAGCCAGTCTTCATGAGTCTCATCTCGGGTGGCACTCATTGAGTGGCTTTGACCGCTATCGTCTACAAAGTGGGCCGATTCAATTTCGTGTTTTAAGCTATGAAGCCAAATTGTTTTTTGCTCATTTTTAAGGGCGAGTTCTACTGAGACGTGCCCGCTGTAGTCTGCAGCCTTGGGATCGATAGACAAGTGCACTTTATAGGCTTGCGGTACGACGTTGGGGTCCAGCCGGTCAGTTTCGAAGGGCGCACCTTTTTGAACGGTGCCAGTGCCTTCTACACTTTGGGTCTGCAACGCTGGGGCGCAACCCATCAAGCCGGCGCAGACCGCGGTCAAAAGGCTTAAATTGAATATTATTGATTTCATGACTGGCTCTCCCTCGCCGGCAAACTAGCAGAACGACTGCGGGCCGGGAAGTAGTGCTTAGCGCTTTTTCTTCTGGAGAATCATGGAGGTTAGATTCGAAAAGGTAAGTAACACCAGATGCTTGAGGCGTTTTAGGAAGCTCCTGGTCGGATTAGGGCTTGGCCTTTTGTGCGGGCGCCGCCTGGGGGGCCTTCGCTACCCGAAAGGTTCTCAGGTGTTTTTGTAAAAGCAACCGATTCGCTTCCGATAGGTGTTTGTAGGAAGGCATAATTTTTAACATGCCATCTTTTTTGCGTTTGAGCCCATTGAACAGAGCACTTTGAATCATTTCATCGGTGAGAGACTTTTGAACCTTTTCATTGCGAAGGTCGGGGAGCAGCATTCTTTTACCCATGGGCGTTTGACCTGAACCGTCTACTCCGTGGCAGGCGGAACAGGTTTTAAGCCATAGGGTTGAGCCACTCTCGGCGTTTGCCACCGCACCGCTTAAGCACATGAGGATGGTAACGGCGAGCCCCAATTTTAAGTTGTACTGAATCAACCTTCTCCACGTTCCTGGAGAAATCTTAAACGGTCAACCAGAGCCAAGGCGAGGAAGGTGACCAAGATGGTAGCGCCGAATCGATACGAGCCCTCGGTGATTGGGTTCGATGGAATTCTTCCTGCGGTAACCAGAGCAAAGAGGACAACTCCCACGAGAAAGATACCCCATGCACCGACAAAGAATCGGGCGGGTTGAAAACCTGCTTTCATACACGAGATGCCCGCTGCAACGATCGTTGAAGACCCAACAAGACACAGTACAATCACAACCTTGATCATGACCTTGTAGGGCGCAACAAACTGCACAAACGAAAGCGCCAGCATGATTAACGCAAATATCTTGAGGACCTTGTTGAACTTGGGACTGTATTGCTCCGCCAAGTTAAACCTCCTCGTAAACTCCAGAGCACAGAAAAAGGCCGAGAAGATAAAGAAGAGCAGGGTGAGGTTATTGAGGTGAGGCGAGTTGGGCCACAAGTACTCAAAGCCATGTCCAAGCAAGTTCATCTGGAAGAGTAAGAAAAGAGAAAGGAAGCCAACGTAGAGCAGGTAATTGACGTCGCGCAGCGGGATGAACATCAAGCCGTTAAAGATAATCATGACGAGGAAGATGCCGTAAAAGACGCCTGAGCCGAAAAGCTCATCCATGCTCTTTAGGCCAAAGGCACGTTCACTGTAGAGTTTCAGTGGTAGTTTCATATTGCCCGTAGTGACAACACGGATAAATACGGGTGTGGTGTCACCTTCCCAGCGTTCGAAAGAAAAGTTTGGATTGGGGTGATTCCAGTAACGCCCTTGAAAGGGCTCGCTGTCACCTGATTTTTGAACTTGCCAGTTTCCATCAGCGTCCTTTTGGTAGAAATAGATGGAGTCGAGTGCTGCATAATCATCCTCGATCACCCACTGAATGGTTTCGCTCATGTTTTCAACAACAACTCTGAACCAGAAGGCCGAGGTCAGTCCTAAACCAAAGTTTGCAACATCGACTCCTTCGTCGAGTGACTGAAACTTACTCTGGAAGCCATTGGCACTAACCTCTTCGATGGTGAGTTTTCCTTCGGCATCTTCAAAATAATCTAAATAAGGGGATAGGTTCACAGTGTCGGTATTGGCCGGAACGACGACTGTTTTGAGGACGGGCGCAACTTCTTCAGCTGGTGCTTCTTCTTCAGCTGGTGCAGCCTCTCCAGTGGGTGCTTCTTCTTCAGCTGGTGCTGCTTCTTCGGCCGGTGCATCTTGTGCAAGGGCGGGCTGAGTCGATAGAAAAAAGATGGATGCAAAAACAATAATGGATGACCGTTGAATAATGTTCATAGCTGTTGCCCTCCCCGATGGGCTCGCCTTCCTCGATATCTCTTCGATACCAAGTACCGGTAAATTGGTGTTTAAGACGTCGTTTAATCTTAGCAGGGTGCCGAGGCTGTAACAATTCACGATAGGTTGGGATTACAATTAGTCAGTAGCAAATTGAGAAAAGTGATTCAGACTTTTCTGACCGCTCGGTTTCGAGCACATCGTCCTACACTGGAGAACATGTTTGGGATAAAAATTATGTGCTGGAATGAAATAACATTTATGAGCAGGTCGTCCCTTTAGTGCGCTGTTTTCATTGGTCTTTGTTGGCGTGTGAGAGTGGGGCTGGTCCCTATTCGGGGTCAGTTCGTTGCGTTTCATTCGGTGGGAGCGCTAAGCTTTACTTTCATTGGGTAAATGCCTTCTACAGCCGTCCTTAACATCGCATATTGCGTATGTTTTGAAGGGGGAGCAGTTGAGATTTAGAATACTTAGAGCATTCATTTTAGGAGTGTGTGTAGCGGCAGCTTCACCGGTGTATGCCCAAACGAAGGCATCCCCAAAAGCTCAGACGGGCGTGTTTGCGAAGGTCTTTAAGTTCGCGAAAGCCTTCCGGGGTAAAAAAGTGAAAGTCTTGGGTATTTATGACGATGCGACCAAAGCAGACGTCGAGGCAATGATGACCGCTTTTTCGGGACGTGGGCTTAAAACGAAGGCCGTGGGAGAGGCAGATGCCGCCGGGAGTCTTGGTGGAATTAACGTCGTCTATATCCTGAAGTCCAATGATGCTCTGGCGCCTTTACTAAAATCGAATAAAATCCTTTCAATTACAGGTGATAACAGCTTGGTTGAAGGCGGTGCTGTGTCCGTTGGTGTGATGGATAAGAGTGGGAAAATGGTGATCACCGTGAACCTCGGAAGAGCAAAAGCGGAGGGCCATGCGTTTGCGCCTAGTTTTCTTAAACTCACAAAGGTGATTCGATAATGATGTGAACAGTGTGTTCACCGAATGGGGAATTTGTTTCGAATGCAAATGGGATTCGTACAAAAGTTAATTGCGGGTTTGGCGGCTATCTTATCTACGGTGGCCTTGTTTACTGTTGTTTTCTTTTCTAGCCGTGAAGCGGCTCATGTGGAAGAAGCTCTAGAGGATAAGGCTATGGTAATGGCGACCCTGGCCGCGAATGCCGTGGCAGGCGGTCTTGAGTTTGATGACAAGGATGCGACGGCCGATGCACTAAAGCCCTTTGGCAAGGTTGATGGCGTCGACTTCGTTGTGGTTTATTCAGGCGAAGATACTGAATTCGCTTCATGGCAAGATAAGTCATTCGAAGGTGACAGGCCCAACGTAAAGTTCTCCGATAAACAACAGCTAACCCATGGTGACAAATCGATTTTAGCCATTCAACCGGTTGCATCCGGGGGTAATCAGATCGGCTTGGTTGCCGTAGGCCTATCGCTGAATGCAGTTGACGAGGCAATCTCTGAATCTCGCAAAGTCACGATCTCTGTTGGCCTGCTGATTATTATGACAGGTTGTTCGTTATTTTGGGTGATGGCAGGCAGGATGGTTCGTCCTATCCGCAACATGGTTGCACGCCTGCAGGACATCGCAGAGGGCGAGGGTGACCTCACGCAGCGCTTGGAGATCGATACTCGCGATGAGCTTGGCGAAATGGCCAGGTGGTTCAATCTGTTTGCTGACAAACTCCAAAACTCCCTCCGGCGCATTGGTGAACAAGCTCAATCGGTGACGATTGCATCCCGTGAACTCAACGGCATCAGTGGCGATCTCGAAACGACCACACTGGCAACCTCCGAACAATCGCTGAGGGCGTCAGATGGTAGTACGGAAGTAAGCGGTCACGTGCAGCGAGCTACCGAGGGCGTGACGCAGATGGAAATCTCTATTGGCGAAATCTCTCGGAATGTTCACGAGGTTTCAGAGGTTGCTAGAACAGCTGTTGATGCTGCGAATCAGACGACGTCAACGGTGGTTG
Proteins encoded:
- a CDS encoding cytochrome c, with amino-acid sequence MIQYNLKLGLAVTILMCLSGAVANAESGSTLWLKTCSACHGVDGSGQTPMGKRMLLPDLRNEKVQKSLTDEMIQSALFNGLKRKKDGMLKIMPSYKHLSEANRLLLQKHLRTFRVAKAPQAAPAQKAKP
- a CDS encoding HAMP domain-containing protein translates to MGFVQKLIAGLAAILSTVALFTVVFFSSREAAHVEEALEDKAMVMATLAANAVAGGLEFDDKDATADALKPFGKVDGVDFVVVYSGEDTEFASWQDKSFEGDRPNVKFSDKQQLTHGDKSILAIQPVASGGNQIGLVAVGLSLNAVDEAISESRKVTISVGLLIIMTGCSLFWVMAGRMVRPIRNMVARLQDIAEGEGDLTQRLEIDTRDELGEMARWFNLFADKLQNSLRRIGEQAQSVTIASRELNGISGDLETTTLATSEQSLRASDGSTEVSGHVQRATEGVTQMEISIGEISRNVHEVSEVARTAVDAANQTTSTVVELEESSGKIDNVLKVISSIAEQTNLLALNATIEAARAGEAGKGFAVVANEVKELAKETAKATDDVRKLVESIAASSHAAVDAIGDISKIINQIDSNQTAIAGAVEQQATTANEVGSTIVQASNITGDIAENIRDVADTAQGNAEHSAKLLRSAKAMATTAEELQRIVSEFQY
- a CDS encoding DUF4154 domain-containing protein gives rise to the protein MRFRILRAFILGVCVAAASPVYAQTKASPKAQTGVFAKVFKFAKAFRGKKVKVLGIYDDATKADVEAMMTAFSGRGLKTKAVGEADAAGSLGGINVVYILKSNDALAPLLKSNKILSITGDNSLVEGGAVSVGVMDKSGKMVITVNLGRAKAEGHAFAPSFLKLTKVIR